The Bombus vancouverensis nearcticus chromosome 12, iyBomVanc1_principal, whole genome shotgun sequence genome contains a region encoding:
- the LOC117155268 gene encoding gastrulation defective protein 1 homolog: MNTKKVITFGKISKDLSQEQAKNTESVSSGFGTFGKKSLETNITKMNEIKPEDEEESQNLKEVMGITGFGKKAKSFDVQEMLEHITKTINTNKAMSEKTKATDKETKTQLLEEAKSSDAADNENANDSKDEEDDFIGPPIPQGLENSTLSEQSTKVKDKDDDDDESDEDDNESDTEEELKLKDKVPCSHEVTMTHGTKAVTAIAADPSGARLASGSIDYDVCFWDFAGMDSSMRSFRTLQPCENHPIKCLQYSMTGDVILVISGSAQAKVLDRDGFEKCETVKGDQYISDMARTKGHTAGLNSGCWHPFTKEEYLTCSQDSTCRIWILYRPRAHKHLIKCRAQNGVKTIPTTCGYSREGTVVACGCIDGSIQMWDHRKNFVNPSLIQRNAHAQGSEISSLSFSYLGQMLATRSCDDTLKLWDLRAFKTPVFEANNLYSRYDTTDCMFNPDDSILITGESLNRNQNTGRILFYDTKTFDLINEINVTNSHVIKTLWHPKLNQIFVGCGNGIVKVYYDSKKSLRGAKLCVVKTHLKQKHIEVMSTQQIITPHALPLFRQDRPKSVRKQMEKDRLDPVKSRRPDLPITSGQGGRVASSGGTLSSYVIRNLGLSKRIEDDQDPREAILKYAKVAEENPYWIAPAYKKTQPQTIFQSDEQDGASSAKKQKT; the protein is encoded by the coding sequence atGAACACGAAAAAGGTTATAACATTTGGAAAGATCAGTAAAGATTTATCTCAGGAACAAGCGAAAAATACAGAATCTGTAAGTTCTGGATTTGGTACGTTTGGTAAAAAATCATTAGAAACTAATATAACAAAAATGAATGAAATCAAAccagaagatgaagaagaatcCCAAAATTTGAAAGAGGTTATGGGCATAACTGGTTTTGGTAAAAAAGCCAAGTCCTTTGATGTACAAGAAATGTTGGAGCATATTACAAAAACTATTAATACTAACAAAGCAATGTCTGAGAAAACAAAAGCTACAGATAAAGAGACTAAAACACAATTATTAGAGGAAGCTAAAAGTAGCGATGCTGCTGATAATGAAAATGCTAATGATAGCAAGGATGAAGAGGATGATTTTATTGGCCCTCCGATACCTCAGGGGCTTGAGAATTCAACATTGTCAGAACAATCTACAAAAGTAAAAGATAAAGATGATGATGACGACGAGAGCGACGAAGATGACAATGAATCTGATACTGAAGAGGAATTAAAGTTGAAAGACAAAGTTCCATGTAGTCATGAAGTTACAATGACTCACGGAACAAAAGCAGTAACAGCTATTGCAGCTGATCCTTCTGGAGCAAGATTAGCTTCAGGTTCTATCGATTATGATGTTTGTTTCTGGGATTTTGCTGGTATGGATTCGTCTATGAGAAGTTTCAGAACGCTACAACCTTGTGAAAATCATCCGATTAAATGTCTACAATATTCAATGACTGGTGATGTTATATTAGTCATATCAGGTTCTGCACAAGCGAAAGTTTTGGACAGAGATGGTTTTGAAAAGTGCGAAACTGTGAAAGGTGATCAATATATATCAGACATGGCACGTACAAAAGGCCATACAGCAGGATTAAACAGTGGTTGTTGGCATCCATTTACAAAGGAAGAATACCTTACTTGTTCACAAGATAGTACTTGTAGAATATGGATTTTATATAGGCCACGTGCCCACAAACATTTGATAAAGTGTAGAGCACAAAATGGAGTTAAAACAATACCAACTACATGTGGCTATAGCAGAGAGGGTACTGTAGTTGCCTGTGGTTGTATAGATGGTTCTATACAGATGTGGGATCATAGAAAAAATTTTGTGAATCCATCGCTGATTCAGAGAAATGCACATGCACAGGGTAGTGAGATATCAAGCTTAAGTTTCTCTTATCTTGGACAAATGCTTGCAACCAGAAGTTGCGACGATACGTTGAAGCTTTGGGATTTGAGAGCATTTAAAACACCTGTCTTTGAAGCAAACAATTTATATTCCAGATATGATACAACTGATTGTATGTTTAATCCAGATGATTCAATTCTCATTACAGGAGAATCGTTGAATAGGAATCAAAATACTGGTAGAATACTATTTTATGATACAAAGACCTTCGATCTAATTAATGAAATAAACGTAACAAACTCGCATGTTATTAAAACATTGTGGCATCCAAAACTAAATCAAATATTTGTTGGTTGTGGAAATGGAATAGTTAAAGTATATTATGATTCTAAGAAGAGCTTAAGAGGAGCTAAATTGTGCGTTGTAAAAACGCATTTGAAACAAAAACACATTGAAGTAATGTCAACCCAACAGATTATTACACCACATGCACTTCCATTGTTCAGGCAGGACAGGCCTAAATCTGTTCGTAAACAAATGGAAAAAGATCGTTTGGATCCTGTTAAATCAAGAAGACCAGATTTACCGATTACTTCTGGGCAGGGTGGCAGAGTTGCATCTTCTGGTGGAACGCTTAGCTCTTATGTAATTCGAAATTTGGGACTTAGTAAGAGAATAGAAGATGACCAAGATCCTCGAGAGGCTATTTTGAAATATGCAAAAGTAGCAGAAGAGAATCCATACTGGATTGCCCCAGCGTATAAGAAAACTCAACCACAAACAATATTCCAGTCGGATGAGCAAGATGGAGCATCAAGTGCGAAAAAGCAGAAGACTTGA